A single genomic interval of Mangifera indica cultivar Alphonso chromosome 5, CATAS_Mindica_2.1, whole genome shotgun sequence harbors:
- the LOC123215539 gene encoding protein PLANT CADMIUM RESISTANCE 2-like, with translation MNSTNPDQKFDQYGAATGVPVAQGFQHQPRLGDWSSGLCDCFSDCSSCCLTCWCPCVTFGRVAEIADQGDTSCGTAGVLYCLLAAVTRCTFCYSCFYRTKMRQQFKLEESPCCDCLVHFCCESCALCQEYRELQSRGFDMSIGWQGNVERRNREVAMGAVPPYVEGGMNR, from the exons ATGAATTCAACAAACCCCGATCAGAAATTTGATCAGTATGGCGCAGCAACCGGAGTCCCGGTGGCTCAAGGCTTTCAGCACCAACCCAGATTGGGAGATTGGTCTTCTGGGCTTTGTGACTGCTTTTCTGACTGCTCAAGCT GCTGCTTGACTTGTTGGTGTCCGTGCGTCACTTTTGGACGAGTTGCTGAGATTGCTGACCAAGGAGATACCT CTTGTGGTACAGCAGGAGTGCTTTATTGTCTACTTGCTGCGGTGACCCGTTGTACCTTTTGCTACTCTTGCTTTTATCGCACGAAGATGCGGCAGCAGTTCAAGCTGGAAGAGAGCCCTTGTTGCGACTGCTTGGTTCATTTTTGCTGCGAGTCCTGTGCCCTTTGTCAAGAATATCGCGAGCTCCAAAGCCGAGGATTTGACATGTCTATtg GATGGCAGGGTAATGTTGAACGACGAAATCGGGAAGTGGCCATGGGAGCTGTTCCTCCTTATGTGGAGGGTGGCATGAACAGATAG
- the LOC123217777 gene encoding protein PLANT CADMIUM RESISTANCE 2-like, protein MNVTNPNQELDQYGAATEVPLAQAFQHQPTLGAWSSGLCDCFSDCSSCCLTFWCPCITFGRVAEIADQGYTSCGTAGVLYFLLAAVTGFTFCYSCFYRTKMRQQFKLEESPCCDCLVHFCCETCALCQEYREFRSRGFDMSIGWQGNVERRNRGVAMGAVPPSMETDMKR, encoded by the exons ATGAACGTAACAAACCCCAATCAGGAATTAGATCAGTACGGCGCAGCAACCGAAGTCCCGCTGGCTCAAGCCTTCCAGCACCAACCCACATTAGGAGCTTGGTCTTCTGGACTTTGCGACTGCTTCTCTGACTGCTCAAGCT GCTGCTTGACGTTTTGGTGTCCATGCATCACTTTTGGACGAGTTGCTGAGATTGCAGACCAAGGATATACCT CCTGTGGAACAGCAGGAGTGCTTTATTTTTTACTTGCTGCCGTGACTGGTTTTACATTTTGCTACTCCTGCTTTTATCGCACGAAGATGCGGCAGCAGTTCAAGCTTGAGGAGAGCCCTTGTTGCGACTGCTTGGTTCATTTTTGTTGCGAGACCTGTGCCCTTTGTCAAGAATATCGAGAGTTCCGGAGCCGTGGATTTGACATGTCCATTG GATGGCAGGGTAATGTTGAAAGGCGAAATCGGGGAGTGGCCATGGGAGCTGTTCCTCCCTCTATGGAAACTGACATGAAAAGATAG